Within Oryzias melastigma strain HK-1 linkage group LG23, ASM292280v2, whole genome shotgun sequence, the genomic segment GCACATGTGACTCCACATGCCAGCACCCACAACTGTTTCATTGGTTCCTATGATTATGGTTCACCGTAACCTTccaaatctatttaaaaaagatcacGCACGTGCAAAACCGAGTGACACATACATAAGCATGTTTGTTTGCTATTTTACTTACTGTTAAGCTACAGTCACCtcagttagattttttttttatataaatgttgaCCTTCACACACAAAGAGATGTTTTAAAGTCACTGATCATCAATGACAAACATAAGTTATTAatcaataaatatgaaatacatttcaagggaaataatatattttatgtgtGACGAaggataaatactttttaaattaatttttatgttgGTATTTTTCTATACATTAAACAtccttttaaattcaaaatactTGTTGAATAAGACACAAAGTTTTCAGAACTGCTTtgaaaaagtagtaaaatattTCTGCCTAAATTTCAAGTAAgtatttttagaagtttttaaaataccCACTCTgatctgattaaaaaatgtcgtttttaacatgttcttttggcattttataaagaaaatgtagcttaaagtgccacaagaacatgctaactcaatttttattggagtagaTCTCTACATTTTCAGCCTTGATAACTTTATGATAAAATGAGTCTGATGTGTATTTCTGGCCCACAGATCCATGATGCTTCGTGTCACCTCTGCCTCCTTGTGCGCCTCCTGTCAGAGGATGAggctcctccttcctccttcgGTCTCGGCCTCCTCTGGGACCCCTCCCATCAAGAGACAGGAGAACCAGCGTACAGTCTCCTCCCTCTACGAGCTGTCGGTGGACATCAGAAAGGTGCGCAAGTTCAAGGGCTGGGTTTTGTCAGAGAGCACAGCGTACGTGTCTGAGACTGCGGACGTGCTGCGGGACATGGGGGCGGACACTGCCGTCATCGCCCGCATCCTTGAGACCCACCCCGAGGCCGTCCTGTGCCGACCAGAGGAGGTGGTCGCTCAGCGGGACCTCTGGGAGTCTGTGTGCTCCAGCAAGCGCACCCTCCTAAACATCATCGAAAAGTTCCCTGCTTCCTTTTTCAGCGTCAATCACCATAGCAACCAGCGTGCCAACATCCTCTACCTCCAGAGCCTGCGCCTCTGCAAACGGATCATCAGCAAGCTGATGGCCAGCGCTCCGCAGAGCTTCAGCCGGCCTGTGGAGAGCAACAAAGAGGTGATCCACACTCTCCGGGAGACCTACCTGGACCTCGGCGGAGATGAGGCCAACCTCCGGATCTGGCTGCAGAAGCTCCTCACCCAGAATCCTCACATCCTGCTGCGGCCCGCCGAGGCCTGGAGGGACAGTCTGAGCTTTCTGAGGGAGCAGGGCTTCACCACCGAGGAGCTCCTCAGCCTGGTGTCCAGCCTGAGAGCCTCCATAGCAGAGCTGAAGCCCGAGTCCATGCAGCAGGCCCTGGACTACATCGAAGGAGCTCTCAACTGCTCCAAGGACGAACTCAAGAAAGTGGTCATCCAGTGCCCGGCCGTCTTGTACTACTCTCTACCCATGCTGGCAGGACGCTTCCAGGGTCTGATGGATGCGGGGATGAGCATCCAGCAGGTGAAGGAGTCTCCCAACGTTTTGGAGCTCACCACGCAGATCGTCCTGTATCGCATCCAGAAACTGGCCTCCTATGGTTACGACGTTCGGTCCGGCAGTTTGGACTTAATCGTGGGAACCAAGAAAGACTTTGAGATGACTTACACCAAACTGAACCTCAGGCAGCAGAGGCCTCTCTTCAACCCGGTGGCTCCTCTTAGATCTGTTGAGGAGTAGCTGCGTTCCTTGAACCCGTTAACACCGGAGATGTCGCCAGTGGTACCGAATCCGTAACATCTTGGACCGTGATCAATATAAATGACCTGATTCTGATTCTCCGCGACAGAATCAGCTAATTTACATAACGTAAACACTCCTCCACTACTGGAAACTGTTACATATCAATGCAAGGCTGCTTTCCTTCGCTTCAGAGTCCGATAGAATTGCGTTATTTGTTGTCGAAGAgttaaaatagtcaaaagaatgtcaacactggagctaagaGGGTTACACGTGAGCACGCATCTTCAAGAACGCGCTAAACATCtagcatacggtgttcacactggattgtTGCTATCCGATACTATCACAAAAACCTACAGTTTGAGAGCTTGATttctcacagctctattccgatatacgACTATATCAGCAGTAGTTCCTTTAGAAAtttacttctgagttgtgggcgggaatGTTGGCaaagagtaagcctgccttcatttcccatcattcccacaaatcgcaattattaatttctcctttaagaccaattttcaaacggttggcacttgtGTAAATTCAAAATGATGCTACCCATACGTCACTAACAAATCCGAGTCCCTTATTGGCCAGAGTTCAAGACNNNNNNNNNNNNNNNNNNNNNNNNNNNNNNNNNNNNNNNNNNNNNNNNNNNNNNNNNNNNNNNNNNNNNNNNNNNNNNNNNNNNNNNNNNNNNNNNNNNNNNNNNNNNNNNNNNNNNNNNNNNNNNNNNNNNNNNNNNNNNNNNNNNNNNNNNNNNNNNNNNNNNNNNNNNNNNNNNNNNNNNNNNNNNNNNNNNNNNNNNNNNNNNNNNNNNNNNNNNNNNNNNNNNNNNNNNNNNNNNNNNNNNNNNNNNTTAATTTCTTCTTTAAGACccattttcaaacggttggcacttgtGTAAATTCAAAATGATGCTACCCATACGTCACTAACAAATCCGAGTCCCTTATTGGTCAGAGTTCAAGACCTGCCATCCGCACACGAGGACATCACATCTTGAGTTATATTTCCACCGCAGTTAATTCTGCTTAGCTGAGGCCCTGTGACTGCATGTTAAAATGATTAGCTTAAATGTTAGCTCGGATCCTAAGAGGTTAACTTTCATCGTACGTTCAGTCTAGGTGCCTTTTGTGCGTAGAGCCTGAGAACGGACTCaaaaatgtgagagttttgaacacagagcCCTAAATCGtgcatttacaaagactttattttattggaagtggttgcttgatcGTAGCATTAGACCTGAAAGGCCTTCACACGCCTTCACACTCCTCAGTTCTTCATCTGTTTTGGTTTGCCTTCACACTGCATTTTTGAGGGAGTACTATCACTTAATGACAAAAGAAAGAGGACTAGCCCAAAACATCCAAACAAGATGGGTTAAAGATTACAGAACACAAAGTTTACAGAAACTGTTTTCTTAGCAGTTGCTTCATACAAAGAAGCATTACAGCACTTCCACTGGAAACAAAGAAGAATTCACGTTGGCTGAACTTGCTTTGAAATGAGGAAGATGGAACCGCTCTGAAAATCAGAATCGTGTGTAAACGCCAAAACAAGTGAATCCAGATTtgcctgagaaaaaaaattccctcGATAATGAATTTGGTGTGAAACCTCCAACAATGCTCCCCGTCTCTGGCCGGTACCGGTACTAGTCCGgggtactgggccacagagagagagagaaaaaaaaaaacgcaacctacattttttttttcgtttaatTTATAATCTTATTCCaaaggaacttttattttgaaaacctaCTTTATCTGGCTCATTCTTAATGATGTCACGTTGCTCGGTCACGTGTCGCTACTTTCTTAAAGCGGCTGCGTCGACCAATAGATTGAAACCTCcaagctagcaaaaaaaaatatgtatttggaaagtttcagAAAAGATTCGGGGAGGAAACAGATATCGATTTAACTGACAAAAATGAGGAGTCTTTGCTTCAAATATGcatttattgtgacagttgttTCCACAGACCTACTACAATGATAATGCAGCATATTCAACcagctgtctaatgttacaaagatgctgctaataaatTTGTATGAACGCTGGATTCATGTTTatgattatatttagaaaataccagcttttgtgactgttttatttgtatttattcttcatacgaggctgaagttggtgtccaatttttttttagcttcaacttTGATGGTTGTGGGTTAAGGGAAACTCTACATCATATTTAGTGGTTTGTTTAAAGGGCTCATACCAtgcaaaatctaatttttaaaccaccccaaagcggtattttgatccgttcatacATTCCTGACTATTCCTCTAGTTCTTAAACCGTgtactctgagcaccagccccttccaacccatgaaaacaagcggGTTCTTACGAGCTGATGTTACAAAGTGAGAATAGTCTCTTTTAGGAAGAGTATGGGCTGCCAGAACcgccccccaggctaacacaaacacccattTTTTCCGCAAAGGTAGTTGTGAATAACGCTAACTTCACAGCTCAGCTAGAGGTCCTCAGATGCTAGCTTAGTCGCTCAACTAGCAGggatcagccgctaacttccCCTCTCAACTCAGCTAGCGGTCCTTACTAGCTAAttttgccgctcagctagcggttCTCAGCTACTAGCTTCATCACTCATCACTTCATCATTCAGTCCAGCCACTAACTTTGTCACTTAGCTAGCAGTGCTCAGTCGCTAGGTTGGCGGCTCAGCTAGCGATCCTCACCATCTAATTTTGTCACTCTGCTAGCGGTCCTCAACTActagctttgctgctcagctagcagtgctcagccaCTGAACTGCAAAACTTTGGATGTTTTCGGGTGAAAAACAGACACAATCCGAGACTGGCATAtggttgacgtcatgaaatgggcggtaccCACAAGCAGCGAAAGGCGGAACCTAAGAGATTGAGGTGTCTTACTTCTgggtagagaaaaaaaactcacaaataactcatattttataaatgattgtttttttattgtgccaAATGTGACATATGATCATatgtatggatatagtttagtCTGAATGACTTAAAAGTATGGTATAGACCctttaaagcagctgcaaaTATTTTAGAGGATGAACTTTACGGTCTTCAAGACTAAAGAGCAACACTCCCCTGAAAACTCTTGAAGAACCTGAACTGCTGGACCATCCCGGTGTAACAGAAACATCATTGGTTGGAGTTTAAGATGGAGATCCAAGGTTTCTACAAACAGGAAACTtgcatttacaaaagaaaagcatcataTTATTGAtcccttcagaataaaacttcCTGTCCTGATTGAGTCAAGACGTTCTGAATAGTTTGCACAGTGAAGCCTTAACAGCCTTAACTGGTGTTATGGAATTGTCAGCAGCACTGCActgaaataaatgcaaatttctgCTTATAAAGCTGGACAATCCATCAATTCAAGAGAACCTTTAAATAACAGTCTGAGAACATTTTGGTGTTTAACCCAGTTTTATTCAAACAAGCACAGGAGTGACGCCAGAGGGGCAGCAGTCTTTGGtggtacatttatttatttattggggATGAAACCACAAAAGCTCTGAATTCCTCTCATTTCTTCTCGACTACTACCGACTACAGCATGAGGGTTAGTGTCACAGCCTACGGATGGAATGACGATGACGTCCACGAGCACGGAGACAGAGGGAGGAGCACGACACGCGTGGTTGTATGTACACTGGGCGCCTCGACGCGGCGGCTGAAGATTTCTcctagttttttaattatggacGGGAACagttagtttacatttttttccaaaagatcCGTCTGTAATGATTTTTAtatcaaaaatatatcaatGGGTCTACACAAAGAGAGAAAACACACATACAATATCCAAATATGTACAAGCTGCAGTTAGCAAAGTCGTTATGTACAAaaggacgtttttttttgttttttttttcccagaagtaTTTCTCCAAAGACGACGTCGGAGCGTCTGCAGTCTCGTCAAATTTGGGTTTTTGCTGTGAAATCCTGGAATACAGTCTGACTGGGGAAATGTGGGAACGTCGAATGAACAGGTTAGCTGCTTGTTCCGGAGGTGTGATCATGCAAAACGTTGAAGTCTTGGTGTCCTCTTTGTTCTGGTGGTGATATGATTTACGGAACCTGCGGGAACAGAAGAACAAACAGAAGTTTACAAATATGTGAAAACCGATGAAAAAGGTTCACATCACAGACGTTTAGTCCAGATCAAAGTGTGTTTCTGGAAACATCCACCTGAACTCTGGGTGGACATTTCAGAGCTCCCAGTCAAAGAATTGGTATGTTAAATTGATGTATAAATCCCTAGTCACGACTCCCCTAACAGGTAGATACGAACCTCCTCTGGGTGAAAAACTAGCAAACCTATTTTAGGATGTTTGTCAAGTTCAATGACGgaaaatttcctttttcttgGTTATTTTTGATGCAAAATAAAGACTGTAAACGTGGACGGTGTCGGTTTACTTGAAGCTGAGTTTTTAGTCACCGTCTTGGACTGGATATGAAGCCACTAAGTCCCAAACTTATTGAAAATGAGCAAACAGATGGATTTTAATAGACATAATTGTTGGGACAAACCAGAGGTCTTTGTTCagtgttaacaaaaaaataagaatattaattaaaagtaagaaagacagaatattttatttctgctttaaagctgtactgttttattgttttacatcCGGGTGATGGTATGTTTGCCCGTCTAACACGCCACTATGTGGGGAGCTGGTAACTCCTCCCAAATATGGCTTTTAACCGGCCTCAGAGGGAAGTTTGAATGGTTTTGGTTTAAACCAGTAACATGTACTAGTCTATTTTAATGGTCtcttctagttttttttatgtcttttttggaAACACCACCCTGAGGGtgaagttttggaaaatatCAGAACAGTTTAACTTactaaacaataaaatcaaacagcCTGCAGAAGAGTCTTTTCCTCTAAAAATCAGAACCAAAGTGTCACCTGTGTTAGCTTCTGACCCCCTAGCGGTTGCTCTGTTTCTGGACTTTGGAGCCTCTGCTGCTCCCCGTGTCCTCGATGTGCCGTTTGCCGCTCGTCAGAGTGTTTGAGTGATGTTCAGACCCTTTGAGGAGAGGAGAGAAGTCGGCGTTATTTCAAACAAAGGAATAAGCTGGAGGATCTGCTGCTTCTTTTCTCACCTTTCTGGTGCGTGGAGACAGGAACCTGCTGAGTGCTTTGAGTGTAACACATCATTCTGCTGCTGAAACctggagtggagcagagaaTCAGGGCTATTAATGAGCTGCAACAGGAACACAGTGTTTTGGAGATGAGTTACATGTAAAGAATAAGTTGCACTcaccctgctgctgctgctgcgagGCCCCACTGGTTTGTGGATCGCCCTGCAGGTACATCATTACACCACTTTGCCAGTCGCCTTGAGTCTGGTAGGCTGATGAATAAAAACGAAACACAAAGCTGCTGTTAAAGGTTCTTCTAGTTTATGGTTTTCTCTTGAGACTAAATGCCTGGAGTTGCTTTGAAGTTGCTCCTACCAAGTTTTTTAGCTTTCATCCAAAgcagacagaaacagaacatgTAAGCACAAAAGCAGGAATGAGCGCAAGAACGAGGACTTCATGAGCAGGATCAAGAGCAGGAACGAGTGGAAGACAGGAGGAGTGAGCCTGGAAACTGGAGCGGGAATAAGAGCAGGAGGGATTGTAGGAACGGGTGCTGACAGGAGAGCAGGAACAAGCAGGATTGAGCCCAAGAATATGATTAGAATGAGGGTGGGAACAAGTGTGGAATCAAGAGTGCAAGATCGGAAGTAGGACCAAGCCCAGGAATGAAAGTAAGATCAAGAAAGAATCAAGCAAATAAAAGGCATTGGTTTAAACGTAGGGATCGAGCCCAAGAATGAAAGTAGGATCGCGCACAGGGCTAAGAGAAGGAATGAGCGTGGGATTCAAAGTAGGGTTCAAGCCCAAGAATTGGAGAGTAGGATGGAGTCCAGGTTTGGGCAAAGGAGCAAGAGTGGAACCAAAAGTATGGATTGAGCACAGGGCTAAAAGAAGGAATGAGCGTGGGATTAAAAGTAGGGACCAAGCCCAAGAATTGGAGGGTAGAATTGAGTGCAGATTTGAGCAAAGGAACAAGAGTGGGATCAAAAGTAAGAATCAAGCCCAAGAATGGCCGTATGATCGTAGGTCAGGATGAGAGAAGGAACAACCGTAGGATAAACAGGAGGATCGAGCCAAGAAATGAAAGTATAATTGAGTCCAGAGTTGAGCAAAAGAACAAGC encodes:
- the LOC112153175 gene encoding transcription termination factor 2, mitochondrial encodes the protein MMLRVTSASLCASCQRMRLLLPPSVSASSGTPPIKRQENQRTVSSLYELSVDIRKVRKFKGWVLSESTAYVSETADVLRDMGADTAVIARILETHPEAVLCRPEEVVAQRDLWESVCSSKRTLLNIIEKFPASFFSVNHHSNQRANILYLQSLRLCKRIISKLMASAPQSFSRPVESNKEVIHTLRETYLDLGGDEANLRIWLQKLLTQNPHILLRPAEAWRDSLSFLREQGFTTEELLSLVSSLRASIAELKPESMQQALDYIEGALNCSKDELKKVVIQCPAVLYYSLPMLAGRFQGLMDAGMSIQQVKESPNVLELTTQIVLYRIQKLASYGYDVRSGSLDLIVGTKKDFEMTYTKLNLRQQRPLFNPVAPLRSVEE